The sequence below is a genomic window from Brockia lithotrophica.
TGCACACGTGGGACCGGGCCAAGGAATTTCTGCGCAAGGCGGGGACGATCATCGTCGCTATCGTAATCCTCATCTGGGCCCTCGGAAACCTGCCGCCGGGCGTAGAGGAGAACAGCGAGGAGAGCTACATCGGACAAATCGGACAGGCCATAGCCCCTGTCTTCGCTCCCGCCGGATTCGGGACATGGGAGGCGGGCGTTGCCCTACTCGCCGGCGTGCTCGCCAAGGAGTCCGTAAACTCCGCCTTCTCTGCCGTGTACGGCGTCGATCCTGCAGAGCTGGGCCCGGCCCTTGCGGAGCACTTTACCCCCCTTGCGGCATACGCGTTCATGGTGATGACGCTCCTCTACATTCCCTGCGCGGCGACGATTGCGGTGATCCGCCAAGAAACGCAGAGCTGGAAGTGGCCGCTCATCGCCCTCGTGTACACGACCCTCATCGGATACACCCTTGCCGTCCTCGTCTACCAAGTCGGACGGCTTTTGGGGCTCGCGTAGCCGGAAGGAAGTCGCTCTCGCTCGAAAGGCGGGGCTTGCGGCCGGCGCTTCGAACGACTTCGCCCCGCTCCGAGGAGGAAAAGGCGTGCGCGTCGTCCTCGCACCGGACAGCTTCAAGGGATCCCTCACCGCGCGCGAAGTGGCGGAAATTTGGGCGCGTGCCCTGGCTGCGGTTTTTCCCGACGCCACGGACCTTCCTTTCCCCATGGCCGACGGGGGAGAGGGTACGTTGGAAGTCCTGTGCCCCGATCCGAAAGACTTACAAAGCTACGCCGTACCCGGCCCCACCGGCGCGATGGTGAGCGCGCGGTGGGGCCTTTGTCCCGAAACACCGCCTACCGCCGTCGTCGAAGTCGCCGAAGTAGTCGGATACGGTCTCGTCCGCGGCGAACGCGATCCCTATCGCTTCGGTACGTCGGGAATCGGCCAGCTCCTCCGCCACATCCTCGATCAGGGGATCCGCCGCATCCTTTTCGGACTCGGCGGAACGGCTACGGTAGACGGCGGAATGGGCCTTCTCGCGGCTTTGGGGGCGAGGTTTTTCGATGCTTCGGGGCACGAACTTCCGCCCGTCGCCGCTTCGCTCTTTCGCGTAGACCGCGTAGAGCTTACGGAGCTCGACCCGCGCCTTCGGGAGAGCGAACTCGTCGCCTTCGTCGACGTCGCCGCCCCTCTTCTGGGGCCCGAAGGCGCGGTCTTTCTGTACGGACCCCAAAAGGGGGTCCCGCAGAAAGACCTCGAAGAATTTGACCGACGTATGGCGCGCTTTGCAGAGCTCCTCCTTCGCGCCCGCGGCGATGCACGCGAAGACCTCCCGACCCATCCCGGCGCGGGGGCGGCAGGAGGTCTCGGCTTTGCCCTTGCCCTCCTGGGTGCCCGCCTCCTTCCAGGGGCGGATGCGATTGCCGAACGCATCGGACTTCCTCGGGCCATTGCCGACGCGGACTTCGTCCTCACGGGAGAAGGGCAAAGCGACGCCCAGACGCTCCAGGGAAAGGTTCCGATCGCCGTCGCCCGCTTTGCAGCCGCTAAAGGGAAGCCCGTCTTCCTCCTCTCGGGGAGTTTGGGCGATGGGGCCAACGAGCTCCTCCCGTACTTCGCCTGCCTACAGGCCGCCGTTTCCCGACCTGCGCCGCTCGCAGAACTCCTCCCGCGGGCGGCGGAAGACCTCTACGAAGCCGCCGTCCGCCTGTTTCACTGCATCGCCTGGCGGGAAAAGGCGGAAGGGTTCAGGCACCCTCTTCCCTCTGCGCGCACACCCCGCAAAACCGGCTGATCCAAAGACGACGGATCCGTCCATGTCGTACAATGGACTCGGAGGTGAAGGTCCGTGGCTCCTGAGTCCCAACTCCCCTTCCCCGACGAACATGCGCACTTCGGAGAAGACGTCGGTTCCCTCCCCTTTGCTGTGGTCACCGTAAGCGATACGCGAACGCCAGAAACCGATCGCGGCGGACGGTGGATCCGAGAACGCCTGGAAGAGGCGGGCCATCGGGTCGTCTACACCCGCATCGTCCCCGACGAGGTAGAGGCCATTCGCGAGGCGCTCGAGGAGGCCCTTGCCTCGGAAGCCTTCGGCGTGCTTTTTACCGGCGGAAGCGGCATCACCGCCCGCGACGTCACCGTCGAAGCCGTACTCCCGCGTCTGGAAAAGGTGCTTCCCGGCTTCGGCGAACTCTTTCGCATGCTGAGCTTTCGCGAAATCCACGCCCGTGCCATGCTCTCACGTGCGGAAG
It includes:
- a CDS encoding glycerate kinase; amino-acid sequence: MRVVLAPDSFKGSLTAREVAEIWARALAAVFPDATDLPFPMADGGEGTLEVLCPDPKDLQSYAVPGPTGAMVSARWGLCPETPPTAVVEVAEVVGYGLVRGERDPYRFGTSGIGQLLRHILDQGIRRILFGLGGTATVDGGMGLLAALGARFFDASGHELPPVAASLFRVDRVELTELDPRLRESELVAFVDVAAPLLGPEGAVFLYGPQKGVPQKDLEEFDRRMARFAELLLRARGDAREDLPTHPGAGAAGGLGFALALLGARLLPGADAIAERIGLPRAIADADFVLTGEGQSDAQTLQGKVPIAVARFAAAKGKPVFLLSGSLGDGANELLPYFACLQAAVSRPAPLAELLPRAAEDLYEAAVRLFHCIAWREKAEGFRHPLPSARTPRKTG
- a CDS encoding MogA/MoaB family molybdenum cofactor biosynthesis protein; protein product: MVTVSDTRTPETDRGGRWIRERLEEAGHRVVYTRIVPDEVEAIREALEEALASEAFGVLFTGGSGITARDVTVEAVLPRLEKVLPGFGELFRMLSFREIHARAMLSRAEAGVVGRKAVFLLPGSLNAVRLAVEELILPVVKHLYFELHRH